In one window of Leptospira bourretii DNA:
- a CDS encoding glycosyl transferase: MKLYFYISGHGFGHISRSGNIIKRLLKEEYIEEIHLVSPRISFLDFTDPKLTTRNLKLDVGVSQKNSLSIDLQTTKEELIDFEKKKTQLLKEETEYCKKNKIGLILTDSSSFPITIALETGIPSMFIGNFTWDFIYQNYAKDDSYFGVQSEQLQVEYGFVTEALILPFSCPMPPFLESSNIGLVGRKPNLSKLQARQKFGLKEDTTYILLSFGAYGLEGTKLQTENLPKSIQLVAYGVPGIQTEGILVPEVSHYPDLVAAVDYVCTKPGYGILAECYYAKTPILYTDRGDFSEYIHLVNALDLYFRSAYIDHSRIISCQFEEVLTLIDTIDSMTPKLELKTNGEEDVVSHLLEYN; the protein is encoded by the coding sequence ATGAAACTTTATTTTTATATTTCAGGCCATGGGTTTGGCCATATCAGTCGTTCTGGAAATATTATCAAACGCCTGCTTAAGGAAGAGTATATTGAAGAAATTCATTTGGTCAGTCCAAGAATTTCATTTTTAGACTTTACCGATCCAAAACTTACCACAAGGAATTTAAAACTGGATGTGGGAGTTTCGCAAAAGAACTCACTTTCTATAGATTTACAAACCACAAAAGAAGAGCTCATCGATTTCGAAAAAAAGAAAACACAACTCCTAAAAGAAGAAACGGAATACTGCAAAAAAAACAAAATCGGATTAATCCTAACCGATAGTTCTTCATTTCCCATTACCATTGCTCTGGAAACAGGAATCCCCAGTATGTTTATCGGGAACTTCACCTGGGATTTTATTTATCAAAATTACGCAAAAGACGATTCGTATTTTGGTGTTCAAAGCGAACAACTCCAAGTAGAATACGGATTTGTTACAGAAGCGCTTATTTTACCTTTTTCTTGTCCTATGCCACCTTTCTTAGAATCGTCTAACATTGGTCTTGTGGGAAGAAAACCAAATCTTTCAAAATTACAAGCCAGACAAAAGTTTGGTTTAAAAGAGGATACTACTTACATCCTTTTATCTTTTGGGGCTTATGGTCTAGAAGGAACCAAACTACAAACCGAAAACTTACCCAAGTCCATTCAACTCGTGGCTTATGGAGTTCCCGGAATCCAAACGGAAGGAATTTTAGTTCCCGAAGTCTCCCATTATCCAGACCTTGTGGCAGCGGTCGATTATGTATGCACCAAACCAGGATATGGAATTCTAGCAGAATGTTATTATGCCAAAACCCCAATCCTTTATACCGATCGTGGTGATTTTAGCGAATACATCCACTTGGTAAATGCATTAGATTTATACTTTCGCTCCGCATATATTGACCATTCTCGAATAATTTCTTGTCAATTTGAAGAAGTGCTGACTCTAATTGATACAATCGACTCCATGACTCCAAAGTTAGAATTAAAAACGAATGGAGAAGAGGATGTTGTTTCACACTTATTAGAATACAATTAA